From Panthera uncia isolate 11264 chromosome E1, Puncia_PCG_1.0, whole genome shotgun sequence, one genomic window encodes:
- the LOC125926532 gene encoding keratin, type I cuticular Ha8-like — protein MTSCYISSSRCLGSTQMPEAANVCGSCIDVGGQPGAEAKAASLCLSATLAHANKMPVGTTPLGRPSLCVPYSCQTACPLPGTRDIPGNIGVCENYGEGAPNGHEKVTMQFLNDRLANYLEKVRQLERENAELETKIRESSKCHESSVCPDYQSYFRTIEELQQKILCSKAENTRLVTQIDNAKLAADDFRIKHESELSLRQVVEADMCGMHKLLDDLSLAKADLEAQQESLKEEMLCLKSNHEQEVHILRGQLGDKLQIKLDAEPTVDLSRVLDEMRCHYEAMMQTGRNDVEQWFRDQSESISKQDMSCSKELQCCQSEILELRRTVNALEVELQAQHSLKDCLQNSLCESDARFGTELAQMQILIRDVEEQLSEIRADLERQNQEYQVLLDVKARLECEINTYRKLLESEDCKLPINPCSTAAACVLHPSCVPATCPL, from the exons ATGACCTCCTGCTACATCAGCTCATCCCGCTGTCTGGGCAGCACTCAGATGCCCGAAGCTGCAAATGTCTGCGGTTCCTGCATTGACGTTGGGGGCCAGCCTGGGGCAGAGGCCAAGgctgcctctctgtgcctgtctgcCACCCTGGCACATGCCAACAAGATGCCTGTGGGGACAACTCCTCTGGGCCGACCCAGCCTCTGTGTACCCTACAGCTGCCAAACCGCTTGCCCCTTGCCAGGGACCCGCGACATTCCCGGCAACATCGGAGTGTGTGAGAACTATGGGGAAGGCGCCCCGAACGGGCACGAGAAGGTGACCATGCAGTTCCTGAACGACCGCCTGGCCAACTACCTGGAGAAGGTGCGTCAGCTGGAGCGGGAGAACGCGGAGCTGGAGACCAAGATCCGAGAGTCGAGCAAATGCCACGAGTCCAGCGTGTGTCCAGACTACCAGTCGTACTTCCGGACCATTGAGGAGCTCCAGCAGAAG ATCCTGTGCAGCAAGGCTGAGAATACCAGGCTGGTAACTCAAATTGACAATGCTAAGCTGGCTGCCGATGACTTTAGAATCAA GCACGAGAGTGAGCTGTCCCTACGCCAGGTGGTGGAGGCGGACATGTGTGGGATGCACAAGCTCCTGGATGACCTGAGCCTGGCCAAGGCCGACCTGGAGGCCCAGCAGGAGTCCCTGAAGGAGGAGATGCTCTGCCTCAAGAGCAACCACGAGCAG GAAGTCCACATCCTGAGGGGCCAGCTAGGGGACAAGCTCCAGATTAAGCTGGACGCGGAGCCCACCGTGGACCTGAGCAGGGTGCTGGACGAGATGCGGTGCCACTACGAGGCCATGATGCAGACTGGCCGCAACGACGTGGAGCAGTGGTTCCGAGATCAG TCCGAGAGCATCAGCAAGCAAGACATGTCCTGCTCCAAGGAGCTGCAGTGCTGCCAGTCGGAGATCCTGGAGTTGAGGCGCACGGTGAACGCCCTGGAGGTGGAGCTTCAGGCCCAGCACAGCCTG AAGGACTGTCTGCAGAACTCCCTGTGTGAGTCGGATGCACGCTTTGGCACGGAGCTGGCCCAGATGCAGATCCTGATCCGTGATGTGGAGGAGCAGCTGTCTGAGATCCGGGCTGACCTGGAGCGGCAGAACCAGGAGTACCAGGTGCTGCTGGATGTCAAGGCCCGGCTGGAGTGTGAGATCAACACGTACCGGAAACTTCTGGAGAGCGAGGATTGCAA acTCCCCATCAATCCCTGCTCTACGGCTGCTGCCTGTGTCCTTCATCCAAGCTGTGTCCCAGCCACCTGCCCTCTCTAA